A segment of the Streptomyces sp. NBC_00376 genome:
TACTCGCCGTGGCTGCGGGCGGACGGCGGCGGGTGCCTGCGGCAGGACGGCGAGTGGACGCGGCTGACGGTGGAGCACGGCGGGGAGTACCGGCTCGATTCGCACTACCGGCTGTGGCCGTTCGGGTCCTGCTGAGGGGGCGGGGCGAGCTTCACGGGCGGGGCCCGGGAGTCAGTCCGTGATGCCCAGGTCCTGGCGCATCAGCCGCCACATCGTGTCGAGGCAGGGGTCGGCCGCCTTCAGGTCTTCCAGGGCCTGTCCGACGTTCTCGCCGTCGCGGGCGACGCCCCGGTCCAGGCGCTTGACGACGGCGTCACCGCCGGCGAGCACCCGGTTGAGGTCGCGGGAGGCCTGCAGTATCCGTTCGGGGACGATCATCTGCGCCTCGGCGTAGCGGTCGCGGTGGTCGAGGCGGGCCTCTTCGAGCTGGTTGCGTTCCTGCTCCGTGTAGACGCCGTCGCGGATGCGGTGCAGGGCGTCCTTGAGAAGGGTGTGGAACTGCCGGGAGGCCCGGTTCATGGCCGTGTACTGGGTACGCCGCTCCTCGAACTTCCGCCGCTCGTCCGCCAGTCGGGTCTCCTCGGTGCGCTGGCGCACGGTCAGCCGCTGCGCGAACACCGGTGCGAGGAGGGTGCCGAGCACCCCGACGACTGCGGTGATCATGGCGGTGATGGCGGTGGTCATGGCAGTGAGACTAATGCGGGCCGCCGGGCGGCGTACGCGCGGTTCCCGGGGGCATGGTGACGGCTCATCAGACATGATGCCGTCATGACAATTCCACGGGTGGCGAGACGTACCCGGAACCTCGCCGGATCACCGTTGCCGGCAGCTCGCCCGGCCCTCCCGCCCTCGCCGGGGTACCGGACCGCGCCGCGCACGGCGTGCTTACCGCCACGGGTGGGCGACATGCGCCGCTACCTCGCCGTCGGCCTCGACTGCTACCTGTGCCTGGTCACCGTCGGCATCCTGGCCCGGCCGTACGTGCACAGGGCCGATTCCGCCGAGGCGGCCGGCCTGCTGCTCGGCCCGGCGCTCGTGTTCTCGTTCCTCAACCATGTGGTCCTCACCGCGCTCACCGGAGCCGGCGCGGGCAAGCTGATCATGGGGATACGGGTGGTAAGACTGCCCGACGCCGGACGGCCGGGGCCCTGGCCGCTGCTGCTGCGCTGGCTGTACGGGCTCTGCTGGCTGCCGCTGCAACCCTGGTACGGGCTGCGCTCGCTCCTCTCGGGCCCCGGTGTGCTGCCCCGCACCACCCTCTGGAACGGCGGGAACGGTGAGCTGCGCGCCGATCCGCTGGGCCTGCGCCAGGTCCGCCGCAGCGACCTCGCCGCCCACCGGGCCGCCACCGTGGACGCCCGGGCCCACCGCTGAGACCGGGCCCGCATGCCCGGCACCTGCCCACGGGCGCCGGCCCCCTCCTCAAGTCCCTTGCCCGGTCAGGCCGCCGCGTTCTCCGTGATGGTGACCTTGCCCTTGCGGATGTTCGCGAGCCTGGGTGCCCGCCGGGCGATGGCACTGTCGTGCGTGACCATGACGAAGGTCAGGCCGTGCTCCTTCCACATGGTCTCCAGCACCTCCATGACCTCGTCCCGCATCGACTCGTCGAGGTTGCCGGTGGGCTCGTCGGCGAGCAGCCGACGCAGGAGGCGGCGGCACCGCGGATCCGAGGGGATCCGGGTGCCGCCGCCTCCATGCGGGGTTCGGGCCGCGCCGGGGATGGGCGCGCGGGCCGGGTCAGGCCGCGGAGCCCGCCGTCCACTCCGCCCAGCTCATGTTCCAGCCGTTGAGGCCGTTGTCGGGGGTGATGGTCTTGTCCGGGGAGTTCTTGACGATGACCACGTCGCCGACGATGGAGTTGTTGTAGAACCAGGCGGCGGGCTGGTTGGCGTCGCCCGCGCCCTTCACGTCGGCGAGGCCGACGCAGCCGTGGCTGGTGTTGGCGCTGCCGAAGATCGACCGCGCGCCCCAGTAGTTGCCGTGGATGAAGGTGCCCGAGGTGGACAGCCGCATGGCGTGCGGCACGTCCTTGATGTCGTACTCGCCCTTGCCGTCGTCGTCGGTGAAGCCGACCGTCGCACCGTTCATCCGGGTCTCCTTGAACTTCTCGGAGATCACCATCTGCCCGTTGTACGTGGGGTTCTCGGAGGAGCCGGAAGAGATCGGGATGGTCTTGATCGTCTTGCCGTCCTGGGTGACGGTCATCGTCTTGGTGTTGGCGTCGACCGTCGAGACCTGGTTGCGGCCGACCTTGAAGGTGACCGTCTTCTGCTGGACGCCGAAGACGCCGTCCGCGCCCTCGACGCCGTCCAGCGCCAGCTTCAGCGTGACGGTGGAGCCGCCCTGCCAGTAGTTCTCCGGACGCAGGTCGAGACGCTGCGAGTTGAACCAGTGGCCGACGACTTCCTGGCCGCTGCTGGACGTCACGGTGATGCCGTCCTGGACGGCCTTCTTGTCCGTGATCGCCTTGTTGAAGTTGATCGAGACCGGCATGCCGACACCGACGGTGGAGCCGTCCTCGGGGGTGAAGTTCCCGATGAAGCTGTTGGCGGGCGAGACGGTGGTGAAGGAGGAGTTCTCGTGCGCCTCGCGGCCCTTGGAGTCCTTCGCCGTCGCGCTGATCTTGTACGTGGTCGAGCGCTCCAGCTGGACGTCCGGCTTCCAGCTCTTGCCGTCGGCGGAGAGCGTGCCCTTGACGGCGTCCCCGGCCGCCGTGGTCATGGTGACCTCGGAGAGCGTGCCCTTGGTGACGGCGACCTTGGCGTCGTTGTTGATGCTCGCGTTGGTCGCGCCGTTCTTCGGCGAGATCGCTATCTGAGCTTCCGAGGCGTCCTGGGCCGCGGCCTTGTCGACCTCGGCCGCCTGCGACTTCTTCGAGCTCTCGGCGCTGCTGCCGCTCGTGTCGTTGCAGGCGGTGAGCACCAGAACGCCGCCGAGCAGTGCGGACGCGGCCATCAGGCCCCTGCGCCGCTTGCTGTCCGTCATCACACGCTTCTCCATCGTTGCCGAATCCCCATAAACCCCGAGCGGAGCCGCCGTCGACCGGCGGAACCCGTCATTGGTCCTAGAACCCATGGAAAGGGTCCTCCGTTCCACATCCACGAAAGATGTGGGGAACAACACTCATCGACGCGTCCGCGGTTGCGGTGGTTCCCGACGCCGGTCCCGTAGGAGCGGCCGGCGAACGAAACGGCCCCGGACCGCGTACGAAAACGGTCCGGGGCCGGTGTTCACCAGCTGCTGGTCCCGCCGCTCGCGGCGACGTGACCGTCGTCGTCCTCACCCATTGTGCGGGACGCCGCCACCGCTCCCCACGCCGTCCTCCTCGTACTCCTCTTCGCCGTCCTCCTCGTCGAGGTCCCAGGCGTCCGGGTCGTCGGGGTCGTAGTCGATGGTCTCGCTGCTCCAGGAGGCCTGCGCGAGCTCGACCCCGGGTACCTCGCCGACCAGGTCGAACGGGTCGACGAGGGAGGCGAGGGCCTCCGCGCCGTCCTCCCGTACGGCGGCCTCGGCGTGCATGCGTTCCTCGGCCGGCTCCCCGCCCGGCTCCCCGTACTCGGCGGCGATCGACTCCAAAGCGGTGCCGCTGAGGGCGGCGGGGTCGGTGATCTCCAGCACCATTTCGACTCGAAGCCGAACAAACTGTGATGTCTCAGAAGTGCTCATGTGCCGGAGCGTAAGCTCCTCGCGCTTCCGGCTTTCCCGCGACCCGCTGCTTTCATTAGCATCGGCGGACATGACTAACTCACGGCCGTGACAAGGGGATCGATTCCGTGGTCGTCGCTCGCCGCCCGCTCCTGACCGCCACCGCCGCGGGCATACTGCTGGCCGCCCTCTGGTTCGTACCGTCCGCCAACGCGACGGACGGACCGGCCGCTCCGTCGGGCAACCGGAGCGGACCGACCGCCACCTCCGCCGGGGACACCGCGGCCGCTCCGAGGCTGGCCGACACCGGGACCGGCATCGACACCACCCCGTATCTGATCGGCGGAGTGGCGTTCCTGGGCATCGGCGCGGCGTTCGTCTCCCACTCGGCACGCCGCACCGAAACCCGGCCCGCCTGACGGACTAGTGCAGCGGGCCGGTCACCGGCTCGACCGCCGCGACCAGCTTCCCCGCGCGTACGAACGCGTCCGCCGCGGCCAGGTCCGGCGACAGGAAGCGGTCCGGTCCCGGGCCCTCGACGCCCGCGGCCCGCAGCGCCTCGATGACGGCCTGCGAGGCGGGCGCGGGGGTGAGGCCCCCGGCGGCGCGCAGTTC
Coding sequences within it:
- a CDS encoding RDD family protein, giving the protein MRRYLAVGLDCYLCLVTVGILARPYVHRADSAEAAGLLLGPALVFSFLNHVVLTALTGAGAGKLIMGIRVVRLPDAGRPGPWPLLLRWLYGLCWLPLQPWYGLRSLLSGPGVLPRTTLWNGGNGELRADPLGLRQVRRSDLAAHRAATVDARAHR
- a CDS encoding L,D-transpeptidase; this translates as MEKRVMTDSKRRRGLMAASALLGGVLVLTACNDTSGSSAESSKKSQAAEVDKAAAQDASEAQIAISPKNGATNASINNDAKVAVTKGTLSEVTMTTAAGDAVKGTLSADGKSWKPDVQLERSTTYKISATAKDSKGREAHENSSFTTVSPANSFIGNFTPEDGSTVGVGMPVSINFNKAITDKKAVQDGITVTSSSGQEVVGHWFNSQRLDLRPENYWQGGSTVTLKLALDGVEGADGVFGVQQKTVTFKVGRNQVSTVDANTKTMTVTQDGKTIKTIPISSGSSENPTYNGQMVISEKFKETRMNGATVGFTDDDGKGEYDIKDVPHAMRLSTSGTFIHGNYWGARSIFGSANTSHGCVGLADVKGAGDANQPAAWFYNNSIVGDVVIVKNSPDKTITPDNGLNGWNMSWAEWTAGSAA